Proteins from one Leptospira wolffii serovar Khorat str. Khorat-H2 genomic window:
- a CDS encoding SpoIIE family protein phosphatase, whose translation MELDYKSRLEEIERVDGYFRRTPEGIWCYELDSPLDISLSVEEQCKILFETARLTHCNDTMARLYGFHSADEIKGRLLKEILGPSNRLNTFGISEFVRSGYKTLDTESEGIDKRGRSKFFLNTALGVVENGFLLRAWGVQKDITTIRAAELKLKRTMALEGLLTRLSRHFLSVEPGNTNEAVNEALGELGTFCGADRAFLFLYTHAGLTLSNTNEWCADGVEPRMHLLQNLPIETFPKEDYEAIRTHGHIVYDSFEEFPDSHLSLRNLLQRRGTRSLVVVGLSSNSAELGFIGFDSIMDRKLWTEEDIYILRLVGDLIILAFDRKKRESDLNDFYERMNHDLELARLTQRSLVSREFPSSPFYKIDSYFRPFEKVGGDIITYIQHETGVIDILFGDVSGHGISSAMVSGMAVLSFRHHAKAGLSPAEGIEQFVRDLKPMVVEHHIAAVWARFFPVEKKMVYSYAGHPPIVLFRGEERIELKGMNLPLLIFDSIEYFNESVKLQTGDRIVFYSDGMYEVFNGEGRILDLPGFQDILSEHRYLGSLEEYLDQVVSDVFEFSEGVFGDDMAMLVLDIDG comes from the coding sequence ATGGAATTGGATTATAAAAGCCGTCTCGAGGAAATCGAGAGAGTCGACGGGTATTTCAGAAGGACTCCCGAGGGGATCTGGTGCTACGAACTGGATAGCCCTCTGGATATATCTTTGTCCGTGGAGGAACAATGCAAAATATTATTCGAAACAGCCCGCCTAACGCATTGCAACGATACGATGGCCCGTCTCTACGGATTTCATTCCGCAGACGAGATCAAGGGTAGATTACTTAAGGAAATTCTCGGGCCGTCTAACAGACTGAATACGTTCGGGATATCTGAATTCGTACGATCCGGTTACAAGACTTTGGACACCGAGTCCGAAGGAATCGATAAAAGGGGGAGATCCAAATTCTTCCTGAATACCGCCTTAGGAGTGGTGGAGAACGGATTTCTACTCAGAGCCTGGGGAGTCCAGAAGGATATCACAACCATCCGAGCCGCGGAACTCAAACTAAAAAGGACCATGGCGCTTGAGGGTTTATTGACTCGACTCTCTCGACATTTCCTAAGTGTGGAGCCCGGTAACACCAACGAGGCGGTTAACGAGGCCTTGGGAGAACTCGGTACATTCTGCGGAGCGGACCGCGCCTTTCTTTTTCTGTACACTCATGCGGGCCTCACTCTTTCCAATACGAACGAATGGTGTGCCGACGGTGTGGAACCTAGGATGCATCTTTTGCAAAATCTCCCCATAGAAACTTTTCCTAAGGAAGATTACGAAGCGATACGCACTCACGGTCATATAGTTTACGATTCCTTCGAGGAATTTCCCGACTCGCATCTTTCTCTCCGCAATCTTTTACAAAGAAGGGGAACCCGTTCCCTGGTCGTAGTGGGGCTCTCTTCCAATTCCGCGGAACTAGGTTTTATAGGATTCGATTCCATCATGGATAGAAAGCTTTGGACCGAAGAGGACATTTATATTCTGAGACTCGTAGGGGATCTCATCATTCTTGCGTTCGATCGAAAGAAGAGAGAATCGGATCTGAACGATTTCTACGAGAGAATGAACCACGATTTGGAATTGGCGCGTCTCACCCAAAGATCCTTGGTCTCTCGAGAATTTCCTTCTTCTCCTTTCTATAAAATAGACAGCTATTTTCGTCCTTTCGAGAAAGTCGGAGGAGATATCATAACGTATATCCAACACGAAACCGGAGTGATCGATATCCTTTTCGGAGACGTATCGGGGCACGGTATTTCCTCGGCGATGGTTTCCGGGATGGCGGTACTTTCCTTCCGTCACCACGCTAAAGCGGGGCTTTCTCCCGCCGAAGGGATAGAACAATTCGTGAGAGACCTGAAACCTATGGTAGTCGAACACCATATCGCCGCAGTCTGGGCCAGATTCTTTCCGGTCGAAAAGAAAATGGTCTATTCTTACGCGGGACACCCTCCCATTGTACTCTTTCGCGGAGAAGAGAGGATAGAATTGAAAGGCATGAACCTTCCTCTTCTTATCTTCGATTCGATAGAATATTTCAACGAATCCGTCAAATTACAAACCGGGGATAGGATCGTATTCTATTCCGACGGGATGTACGAGGTCTTTAACGGAGAGGGTAGGATCCTGGATCTACCCGGTTTTCAGGATATTCTTTCCGAGCATAGATATCTGGGAAGTCTGGAGGAGTATCTGGATCAGGTGGTTTCGGACGTATTCGAATTTTCGGAAGGAGTCTTCGGAGACGATATGGCCATGCTCGTTCTGGACATAGACGGCTGA
- a CDS encoding LemA family protein translates to MSQGTFSIFRKIAILKLVLFFSLFANSCGYNEIQVQDEQVKAAWAEVLNQYQRRNDLIPNFVNTVKGYAAQEKEVLIEVTRARASVGSVQATPEILNNPELFAQFNKVQGQMSSALSRLMVVVEKYPELKSNENFRDLQAQLEGTENRIAIARNRYIKAVQEYNITVRTFPNVITAKAFGYGPKPNFTVENEAEISKPPQVQF, encoded by the coding sequence ATGTCCCAAGGCACTTTTTCAATTTTTCGTAAGATCGCTATTCTTAAGCTGGTCCTCTTCTTCTCCTTATTCGCAAATTCTTGCGGCTATAATGAAATCCAAGTCCAAGACGAGCAGGTCAAGGCGGCCTGGGCGGAGGTATTGAACCAATACCAAAGAAGAAACGACCTGATTCCAAACTTCGTAAATACCGTAAAAGGATACGCAGCCCAGGAAAAGGAAGTACTGATCGAAGTCACTAGAGCCAGAGCCAGCGTGGGATCCGTGCAAGCGACTCCCGAAATCCTGAATAACCCCGAGTTATTCGCGCAATTCAATAAGGTGCAGGGCCAAATGAGTTCCGCTCTATCCAGACTCATGGTAGTCGTAGAGAAATATCCCGAATTGAAATCCAACGAGAATTTCCGGGATCTGCAGGCGCAACTGGAAGGAACCGAAAACAGAATCGCGATCGCGAGAAACCGTTATATCAAAGCGGTTCAGGAGTACAATATTACCGTAAGAACTTTTCCGAATGTGATCACCGCGAAGGCGTTCGGATACGGGCCTAAGCCTAACTTTACGGTGGAGAACGAGGCGGAAATCTCCAAACCACCTCAGGTCCAATTCTAA
- a CDS encoding TPM domain-containing protein translates to MNRIWAILLFALIAGPVFSQSIPVPDIEGRVTDQTGTLSSSEISDLEIKLGKFEKRKGAQIVVLIVPTTAEETIEEYSIRVADAWKIGRKDIDDGVIFLIAKDDRKFRFEVGRGLEAAVSDAKAKQIQTEYVVPKFKKGKFYEGVDAGIDELIRRINREPLPPPNPEEFSTFEKKEAPKQEEEYSIFPFLLLYVINPIFIFLLYKYRKEITRFVEDYQKRHPVPDNRSIWSDDSERRRRREEEEEEDNSRSRRSSGSGSSDTPKEEKVPFQGGKGGSFGGGGASSGW, encoded by the coding sequence ATGAATAGAATCTGGGCCATTCTTCTGTTCGCCCTTATTGCGGGGCCGGTTTTTTCCCAATCGATCCCCGTTCCGGATATAGAGGGAAGAGTGACGGATCAAACCGGCACGCTTTCTTCTTCCGAAATTTCCGATCTGGAAATCAAATTGGGCAAATTCGAGAAGAGAAAGGGAGCCCAGATCGTAGTGCTGATCGTGCCTACCACTGCGGAAGAAACCATAGAAGAATATTCCATACGGGTTGCGGATGCCTGGAAGATCGGCCGAAAGGATATCGACGACGGTGTGATTTTTCTGATCGCTAAAGACGATCGCAAATTTCGATTCGAAGTGGGACGCGGCTTGGAGGCGGCGGTCTCGGATGCTAAGGCAAAACAAATCCAAACCGAATACGTAGTCCCGAAATTCAAAAAAGGAAAATTCTACGAGGGGGTCGATGCCGGGATAGACGAACTCATCCGACGAATCAACCGAGAACCCTTGCCTCCTCCGAATCCGGAGGAATTCAGTACTTTCGAAAAAAAGGAAGCCCCCAAGCAAGAGGAAGAATATTCGATTTTCCCTTTTCTTCTTTTATACGTAATCAATCCTATATTTATCTTTCTCTTATACAAATATCGAAAAGAAATCACGCGATTTGTCGAGGATTACCAGAAACGGCATCCTGTCCCCGATAATCGTTCTATTTGGTCGGACGATTCAGAGAGGAGGAGAAGGCGCGAAGAAGAAGAAGAGGAGGATAACTCCCGATCGAGACGCTCTTCCGGTTCCGGCTCGTCCGATACGCCTAAGGAAGAAAAAGTTCCTTTCCAAGGAGGAAAGGGAGGGAGTTTCGGAGGAGGCGGAGCCTCTTCCGGTTGGTAA
- a CDS encoding TPM domain-containing protein has product MGKFNRILKNFTVGLSESVFLGPLGRYFSKDDREDLGRAVKKSESFHRGELRICIQSRLSVMDVLLNVTSEKKAIEMFSFLRVWDTEENSGILIYLLLSEKKIHILADRGIYKKIGQNRLDSIASKIGEGFRSGKPKEALLLGISELTVDLSRHFPAGKHNPNELPDEPYIK; this is encoded by the coding sequence ATGGGTAAATTCAATAGAATATTAAAAAATTTTACAGTAGGTCTAAGCGAATCCGTTTTCTTGGGTCCTCTCGGAAGGTATTTCAGCAAGGACGATCGAGAGGACCTGGGCCGAGCGGTAAAAAAATCGGAATCTTTCCATAGGGGAGAACTTCGTATCTGCATACAATCCAGACTTTCCGTTATGGACGTATTACTAAACGTGACCTCCGAGAAAAAGGCGATCGAGATGTTTTCCTTCCTTCGGGTTTGGGACACGGAAGAAAATTCGGGAATCTTAATCTACCTTCTATTATCCGAAAAGAAGATCCATATACTGGCGGATCGCGGAATCTACAAAAAAATCGGACAGAACAGGTTGGACTCCATCGCCTCCAAAATAGGAGAAGGTTTCCGGTCCGGAAAACCCAAGGAAGCCCTTTTACTCGGGATCTCCGAACTCACCGTGGACTTAAGTCGCCACTTCCCGGCCGGAAAGCATAATCCGAACGAGCTGCCCGACGAGCCTTATATCAAGTGA
- a CDS encoding TPM domain-containing protein produces MKRIFLPLLCLCIGPLFADPLPLPTLEHRVTDLTGTLTSEQTDALESKLKAFEKRKGSQVVIVMIPTTGEEPIEDYSIRLADEWKIGRKKIDDGFIFLIAKNDRKMRFEVGTGLEGAVTDFSSKRIQTEFVRPLFKEGKYFEGIETGIDKVIGLIDGEPLPEPETHTGYESSEEEDNFGLYIGALVVIGILAGIFLRKMFSILQAGAATYAGYWFGGILGFSLETMLPLLVIFFVLLCIIYIAAKSAGSGGSGDGSSGGWSSWSSGSDWGSSSSSSDSFSGGGGGFSGGGSSSDW; encoded by the coding sequence ATGAAACGGATTTTTCTCCCCCTCCTCTGCCTTTGCATCGGTCCTCTTTTTGCCGATCCGCTTCCGCTACCTACATTGGAGCATAGGGTCACCGATCTGACAGGAACCCTGACTTCCGAGCAAACAGATGCCTTAGAGTCCAAATTAAAAGCATTCGAAAAAAGAAAAGGAAGCCAAGTGGTAATCGTAATGATTCCCACAACTGGAGAAGAGCCGATCGAGGATTATTCCATCCGGCTCGCCGACGAATGGAAAATAGGTCGTAAGAAAATAGACGACGGATTCATCTTTCTCATAGCGAAAAACGATCGCAAGATGAGATTCGAAGTGGGAACCGGACTAGAAGGAGCCGTCACCGATTTTAGCAGCAAACGGATCCAAACCGAGTTCGTTAGGCCCTTATTCAAAGAGGGAAAATACTTCGAGGGCATTGAGACCGGGATCGACAAAGTGATAGGACTTATCGATGGAGAGCCGTTGCCGGAACCGGAAACCCACACAGGATACGAATCCTCCGAAGAAGAGGATAATTTCGGACTTTATATCGGAGCCTTGGTCGTCATAGGAATTCTCGCAGGTATCTTCCTACGTAAAATGTTCAGCATATTACAGGCGGGAGCTGCGACTTACGCCGGATATTGGTTCGGGGGAATTTTAGGATTCTCTCTCGAAACAATGCTTCCCCTTCTCGTCATATTCTTCGTTCTTCTTTGCATTATCTATATAGCGGCAAAGAGCGCAGGATCAGGTGGAAGCGGAGACGGGTCTTCCGGAGGCTGGAGTTCTTGGAGTTCCGGGTCGGATTGGGGCTCCTCCTCTTCTTCCAGCGATTCGTTTAGCGGAGGAGGCGGAGGTTTTAGCGGGGGCGGATCTTCTTCGGATTGGTAG
- a CDS encoding SufE family protein, which yields MSSLKEAQEEIVQEFSEASDWEERYQMLIEIGDTLPPLSPELKTEDRLVPGCQSRVWVVPEEKEGRLFIQADSDSAITKGMIALLLRVFSGRTRDEIRDASLEFLKEIGLDKHLSMSRRNGLYSMVNKIKSF from the coding sequence ATGAGCAGTCTGAAAGAAGCCCAAGAAGAAATCGTGCAGGAATTTTCCGAAGCCAGCGATTGGGAAGAGAGATATCAGATGTTGATCGAAATCGGCGATACTCTCCCTCCCTTGTCTCCCGAATTGAAAACGGAGGATAGACTGGTGCCCGGCTGTCAGTCTCGGGTCTGGGTCGTTCCGGAAGAAAAGGAAGGGCGACTCTTTATCCAGGCGGATAGCGATTCCGCTATCACCAAGGGCATGATCGCATTGCTTCTGAGGGTATTTTCCGGTCGCACCCGAGATGAGATCAGAGACGCATCCTTGGAATTTCTAAAGGAAATCGGTTTGGATAAGCATCTCTCTATGAGCCGCCGAAACGGCCTCTATTCCATGGTGAATAAAATTAAGAGTTTCTAA
- a CDS encoding DUF4349 domain-containing protein, with protein MPRILILFLILLFSFFCQKDSSPEESRAIGQSAKSAAPTPAMDQLSVAGEDADLKTAPVREKKDAASEEAKLFSNPKVGNLKIGRLLEYKANLSFTVENFISARKFLLELSSKYGFVLNENFYSSDGASPSSMNVTFHVRSSDLYEVLLELDKLGALVSENIEVEDHTESFTLEQIHAKRERIRGARRGELANRASTKTAAEIEALVAESEDAADSAEFEKWKILDRVSWAKITVHVEGPKKPKSVEVPNFRDAWIDLVEIGLKLLLLFIYILPLAILIGLSVYGFRAARNRWRNK; from the coding sequence ATGCCTCGAATTCTCATCCTATTTTTAATTCTTCTCTTTTCCTTTTTCTGCCAAAAGGATTCTTCTCCCGAAGAATCTAGGGCGATAGGCCAATCCGCAAAAAGCGCGGCTCCTACTCCTGCAATGGACCAGCTAAGCGTGGCGGGGGAGGACGCCGATCTTAAGACTGCTCCCGTTCGGGAAAAGAAAGATGCGGCTTCGGAAGAGGCAAAATTATTCTCCAATCCAAAAGTGGGTAATCTCAAGATAGGACGACTACTCGAATATAAGGCTAACTTAAGTTTCACCGTGGAGAATTTCATTTCGGCTCGCAAATTCCTTTTGGAACTTTCGAGCAAATACGGATTCGTTCTAAACGAGAACTTTTATTCTTCCGACGGAGCTTCCCCTTCTTCCATGAACGTTACCTTTCACGTGAGATCTTCCGATCTCTACGAAGTTCTTTTGGAATTAGATAAATTGGGCGCCTTAGTTTCGGAAAACATAGAAGTCGAGGATCATACCGAGTCTTTCACTTTGGAACAGATCCATGCTAAGAGGGAGAGAATACGAGGGGCACGTAGGGGAGAATTAGCAAATCGGGCTAGCACGAAGACCGCCGCCGAAATAGAGGCCTTAGTCGCGGAGTCGGAGGACGCTGCCGATTCCGCCGAATTCGAAAAATGGAAGATCCTGGACCGGGTTTCTTGGGCGAAAATCACAGTCCATGTGGAAGGTCCGAAGAAGCCTAAGTCCGTCGAGGTTCCTAATTTCAGGGACGCTTGGATCGATCTCGTCGAAATAGGTCTCAAACTTCTTCTTCTATTCATCTATATTCTACCTTTAGCGATATTGATCGGACTCTCCGTGTACGGCTTTCGTGCCGCGAGAAACCGTTGGCGCAATAAGTAG
- a CDS encoding aldo/keto reductase codes for MIPSIPLTVGGPSLSGLVYGCWRLHMDPEGDSPQRILEKIEVSLESGIHSFDHADIYGEYGNEEKFGKALALKPGLKDKITIVTKCGIRLVSPERPDVRLKHYDTREDYVILSAENSLKKLGVEKIDLLLIHRPDPLMDPDSTARAFWKLRKEGKVLHFGVSNFTPSEFSLLQSRLDFPLVTNQVEFHPLESAALTNGIFHHAQESRYRPMIWSPTAGGRIFVPKSEQEKKVNDILMDLSEKKGTSPDAVLFAWYLTHPAGLIPVLGTNTPDRIRSAAKAFEIRLDRQEWFAILEAGRARPVS; via the coding sequence ATGATTCCTTCCATTCCATTGACCGTAGGAGGGCCGTCCTTATCCGGACTGGTGTACGGATGTTGGAGATTGCACATGGATCCCGAAGGGGATTCTCCTCAAAGAATATTAGAAAAAATTGAAGTCTCCTTGGAATCGGGGATCCATAGTTTCGATCACGCCGATATCTACGGAGAATACGGTAACGAGGAAAAATTCGGTAAGGCTTTGGCACTTAAACCGGGATTAAAAGACAAGATAACCATCGTTACTAAATGCGGAATTCGTCTCGTTTCTCCCGAAAGGCCCGATGTTCGTCTCAAACATTACGATACCCGAGAAGACTATGTGATTCTCTCCGCGGAAAATTCTCTTAAAAAACTGGGTGTGGAAAAGATCGATCTACTTTTGATTCATAGGCCGGATCCTCTTATGGATCCGGATTCCACCGCCAGGGCCTTTTGGAAATTAAGAAAGGAGGGAAAGGTATTGCATTTCGGCGTTTCCAATTTTACCCCTTCCGAGTTTTCCCTTCTGCAAAGTCGCTTGGATTTTCCCTTGGTAACCAATCAGGTGGAGTTTCACCCTTTGGAAAGTGCCGCTTTGACGAACGGTATTTTTCATCATGCTCAAGAGAGTAGATATAGGCCGATGATCTGGTCCCCTACCGCGGGAGGAAGGATCTTTGTCCCTAAATCGGAACAAGAAAAGAAAGTTAATGATATTTTAATGGATCTTTCCGAGAAGAAGGGAACCTCTCCCGATGCGGTATTATTTGCATGGTACTTGACTCATCCCGCCGGCCTCATTCCTGTGCTCGGAACGAATACGCCGGATCGGATAAGATCCGCGGCAAAGGCGTTCGAAATCCGGTTGGATAGACAGGAATGGTTCGCAATTTTAGAGGCAGGAAGAGCAAGGCCGGTGTCTTGA
- a CDS encoding TauD/TfdA family dioxygenase — MPTLTQKKRKPISAAKPKSLRGASSKSGKSKPELVEKSFFPGNSLPIVYRPKDQKAREKAFLPAWVKANRKEVNRDLLIYGAVLFRGFDVKTPQDFEDVALATDPNLKNEYLGTSPRDRITKFVHTASELPGAYPIMQHAEMSFLDKPPRKLFFFAKQAPEKFGETPIADLRKIYSDLDPEIRDKFETKGVRYLRKYDGPKASRFSLWKTKRWNEMFSTSDKKEVEKKSAEQRFQVEWLKEDGLKLTNVQVGIRKHPIAKTVAWHNHSQTFHVDTPALEYWKILKRQKTLRGLGVAVTLSLLTLWTKLTRKSEDLDVHATYGDGSPITSKEIGKVVDTFWKNLSVFSWKTGDILLIDNYSASHGRHPFSGPREILVAWTD, encoded by the coding sequence ATGCCTACTTTAACCCAAAAGAAGCGTAAACCCATATCCGCCGCAAAACCGAAGTCGTTGCGAGGCGCTTCTTCAAAATCCGGAAAATCGAAACCGGAACTAGTGGAGAAGAGCTTCTTTCCGGGAAATTCCCTGCCTATTGTCTATCGTCCCAAAGACCAAAAGGCGAGAGAGAAGGCGTTCCTACCCGCTTGGGTAAAGGCCAATCGGAAAGAAGTCAATCGTGACCTTCTAATATACGGAGCGGTTTTATTTCGCGGATTCGACGTTAAGACCCCCCAGGATTTCGAAGACGTGGCGTTGGCGACCGACCCGAATCTAAAGAACGAATACTTAGGAACCTCCCCTCGGGATCGCATTACTAAATTCGTACATACCGCGAGCGAACTTCCGGGTGCTTATCCGATCATGCAACACGCAGAGATGAGTTTTCTGGACAAACCTCCGCGTAAGCTATTCTTCTTTGCTAAACAAGCGCCGGAAAAATTCGGAGAAACTCCGATCGCGGATCTTAGAAAAATTTACTCCGATCTGGATCCGGAGATACGGGATAAGTTCGAAACGAAAGGAGTCAGATATCTTCGCAAATACGACGGGCCGAAAGCCTCCCGATTCAGCCTCTGGAAGACCAAGCGCTGGAACGAAATGTTTTCCACTTCGGACAAGAAGGAAGTGGAGAAAAAATCCGCAGAGCAGAGGTTTCAGGTGGAATGGTTGAAAGAAGACGGATTGAAACTCACGAACGTCCAGGTCGGAATCAGAAAACATCCGATCGCAAAAACGGTCGCCTGGCATAATCATAGCCAAACCTTCCACGTCGATACTCCAGCTTTAGAATATTGGAAAATTCTAAAGCGTCAAAAGACCTTAAGAGGCTTGGGAGTGGCTGTCACTCTTTCCCTTCTCACTTTATGGACGAAACTTACCCGAAAGTCCGAAGATCTGGATGTTCACGCCACCTATGGGGACGGATCTCCCATCACAAGTAAGGAGATCGGAAAAGTCGTGGATACGTTTTGGAAGAACCTATCGGTTTTTTCTTGGAAGACGGGAGACATTCTACTTATAGACAATTACTCGGCGTCTCACGGTAGACATCCTTTCTCCGGCCCTAGGGAAATTCTTGTGGCTTGGACCGATTGA
- a CDS encoding TauD/TfdA family dioxygenase translates to MKSTSIPKSKIRKVSPNKTKPKGLGRVEKSFFPGKELPRVYSPGDTDALEPGFLPAWANKNKNSIAEDLLEYGAILFRGFSVHSAQEFEDIALSLDKNLKTDYLGTSPRNRVTKFVHTASELPPHYPIMQHAEMSFLDKPPRKLMFFCSVPTSAQGETPLADLRKIYEDMEPSLLKKFETKGVKYIRKYDGPKASRYSFWKTKRWDEMFSTTDKKEVEKIAAKQRFQVEWLEEDGLKLTNKQVAVRIHPKAKTKAWHNHSQVFHQDAAKIEYGKIRNYQKTPRSAILSLVLVLLTALKKWFVKPEDQDTNVVFGDGTEISPEEIRKVNDAFWKHLSVFPWKQGDVLLIDNYSVSHGRLPFSGPREILVTWTD, encoded by the coding sequence ATGAAAAGCACAAGTATTCCCAAAAGCAAAATCCGGAAAGTATCGCCGAACAAAACTAAGCCGAAAGGATTAGGGCGTGTGGAAAAATCTTTTTTTCCGGGAAAGGAACTCCCAAGGGTGTATAGTCCAGGCGATACGGATGCCTTGGAACCGGGCTTTTTACCCGCGTGGGCAAATAAGAATAAGAACTCCATTGCGGAGGATCTTTTGGAGTACGGTGCGATCCTATTTCGAGGATTCTCCGTTCATTCCGCCCAAGAATTCGAAGACATTGCGTTAAGTTTGGATAAGAATCTGAAGACGGACTATTTGGGAACTTCTCCCCGGAACAGAGTCACTAAATTCGTACATACCGCTAGCGAACTTCCTCCTCATTACCCGATCATGCAACACGCAGAGATGAGTTTTTTGGACAAGCCTCCCCGCAAGCTTATGTTTTTCTGCTCGGTTCCCACATCCGCTCAGGGAGAAACTCCTCTCGCGGATCTTCGTAAAATATACGAGGATATGGAACCTTCTTTATTAAAAAAATTTGAAACAAAGGGAGTGAAATACATCCGCAAATACGATGGACCCAAGGCCTCCCGCTATAGCTTTTGGAAGACCAAAAGATGGGACGAGATGTTCTCCACCACGGATAAGAAAGAAGTGGAAAAGATCGCGGCCAAACAAAGATTCCAGGTGGAATGGCTGGAAGAAGACGGTCTCAAGCTTACCAATAAGCAGGTCGCGGTGAGAATACATCCTAAAGCCAAAACCAAAGCCTGGCATAACCATAGCCAAGTATTCCACCAAGATGCGGCCAAAATCGAATACGGCAAAATCAGAAACTACCAAAAGACTCCCAGAAGCGCGATTTTATCCTTGGTTCTAGTCCTGTTGACCGCCCTCAAGAAATGGTTCGTAAAACCGGAAGACCAGGACACCAACGTAGTATTCGGAGACGGAACCGAGATCAGCCCGGAGGAAATCCGCAAGGTCAACGACGCATTTTGGAAGCATCTCTCCGTATTTCCCTGGAAGCAGGGAGACGTTCTGCTCATAGACAATTATTCGGTTTCCCACGGTAGGCTCCCCTTCTCCGGCCCTAGGGAAATTCTGGTCACTTGGACGGATTAG
- a CDS encoding bile acid:sodium symporter family protein, protein MQDFDLVRLNFSETGLFVLNICLGFVMYGVSLELTLSDFTNLRKQPKAAFIGLFSQLVLLPAVTIGLLYILKPHPGIALGMILVAACPGGNMSNFITLLSKGNVPLSISLTATTTALAWFFTPFNFFFWGKLYAPAADRLKEISLNPIDVFLSIFLILILPLLLGAATNRFAPKFASSLKKPLRIASTVLLGLFILVALIGNWKSFLDHVGYLFWIVLLHNGSALLVGYLAAWIVGLGHRDRKTISLETGLQNSGLGLILIFTFFQGIGSMALIAAWWGVWHLISGLGLAAIWGREKAES, encoded by the coding sequence ATGCAAGACTTTGATTTAGTGCGTTTGAATTTCAGCGAAACCGGACTTTTTGTCCTGAATATTTGTCTAGGTTTCGTAATGTACGGGGTCTCTTTGGAATTGACCCTTTCCGATTTTACGAATCTGAGGAAACAACCCAAAGCGGCCTTCATCGGTCTATTTTCCCAGCTAGTACTTTTACCTGCGGTGACAATCGGGCTTTTGTACATATTAAAGCCTCATCCCGGCATCGCACTAGGCATGATACTTGTAGCCGCCTGTCCTGGGGGAAACATGTCGAATTTCATCACCCTTCTTTCCAAAGGGAATGTGCCACTTTCCATTTCCCTAACCGCGACCACCACGGCACTGGCTTGGTTTTTCACACCATTCAACTTTTTCTTTTGGGGAAAGTTATACGCCCCGGCGGCGGACAGACTGAAGGAGATCAGCCTGAATCCGATCGACGTTTTCCTTTCTATTTTTCTAATATTGATTCTTCCATTACTACTCGGAGCGGCCACGAATCGCTTCGCTCCCAAATTCGCCTCCTCCCTCAAGAAACCTCTTAGGATCGCGTCCACCGTATTACTCGGACTTTTCATCCTAGTCGCTCTTATAGGGAACTGGAAATCCTTCCTGGATCATGTCGGTTATCTATTCTGGATCGTCCTTCTACATAACGGATCGGCCCTACTCGTGGGATACCTCGCCGCCTGGATCGTAGGATTGGGACATAGGGATCGAAAAACGATCTCCCTAGAAACCGGGCTTCAAAACTCCGGGCTAGGTCTCATTCTGATCTTCACATTCTTCCAAGGAATCGGATCCATGGCGCTGATCGCCGCATGGTGGGGAGTCTGGCATCTGATCAGCGGATTAGGCCTTGCCGCAATATGGGGAAGGGAAAAGGCGGAAAGTTAA
- a CDS encoding 2-hydroxychromene-2-carboxylate isomerase, whose protein sequence is MSDSSRKIQFWFEFASTYSYLSVGRIRHLTRSENLELEWKPFLLGPIFKDQGMQDSPFNLFPLKGRYMWKDLERRCKKYGLPFRKPETFPQNGLKAARIATAFLGSDWVYDFILATYKAQFSMGKNIGEESNLEEILRTLGLDPKKIFSASETQENKDLLRKNTEIAKGLGIFGAPSFIVKNELFWGDDRLEDAIEFLKSGDA, encoded by the coding sequence ATGTCCGATTCTTCTCGAAAGATCCAATTTTGGTTCGAGTTCGCAAGCACCTATTCTTATCTTTCCGTAGGAAGAATCCGACATTTGACTCGGTCCGAAAATTTAGAACTGGAATGGAAGCCGTTTCTGCTCGGCCCCATTTTCAAGGACCAAGGAATGCAGGATTCTCCTTTCAATCTATTTCCACTAAAGGGCCGTTATATGTGGAAAGATCTGGAAAGAAGATGTAAAAAATACGGCCTACCTTTTCGAAAACCGGAAACCTTTCCCCAAAACGGATTGAAAGCCGCAAGAATCGCGACCGCATTTTTAGGATCCGATTGGGTCTACGATTTCATATTAGCAACTTATAAAGCGCAATTCTCGATGGGCAAAAATATAGGAGAAGAATCCAACTTAGAGGAAATACTAAGAACTCTCGGGTTGGATCCGAAAAAGATATTCTCCGCTTCGGAGACCCAAGAAAATAAGGATCTTCTACGGAAAAATACCGAAATTGCAAAGGGTCTAGGAATCTTCGGAGCTCCTAGCTTTATCGTTAAAAACGAACTCTTTTGGGGAGACGATAGGCTTGAGGACGCGATCGAGTTTCTAAAATCCGGCGACGCCTGA